One Triticum dicoccoides isolate Atlit2015 ecotype Zavitan chromosome 3B, WEW_v2.0, whole genome shotgun sequence genomic window, AAAATACCCTACTCGTTAGGACCGGATACCCATGGGCTATGGTAACCCATGCTCATGGGTAAAATTCTTATCCTTTTCTCTTTCAATTCCTCAAGTTTTATATAGCACAACGCTCACACGAATAATTGGGCATGTGCGTTAGCTAGCTAGCTTGTTCTTCCGCAGCACTCTAGCGAGCGAGCGACGGAGCGAGCAAGCTCACCATGAACCAAGAAATTGTAATGACCATACAATCATCACTGATACCGAGCCaggaacaacagcaacaacaacaacaacaacaactgcaTGGCACCGTCGCGCAAGAAGAGCAACAGCTGCAGCTTGGCACCGTGCAACAAGGCGGTGGCTCGACGGAGTCCGAGTCCCACCACCAGCGCAAGATCAGTCTAATTCCGCTCGTCTTCCTCATCTACTTCGAGGTGGCGGGCGGTCCGTATGGCTCCGAGAAGGCGGTCCGCGCGGCGGGGCCGCTCTTCACTCTGCTCGGCTTCCTCATCTTTCCCCTAGCGTGGGGTATCCCGGAGTCGCTCGTCACCGCCGAGCTCGCTGCCGCCTTCCCGGGCAACGGCGGCTTCGTTCTGTGGGCGGACCATGCCTTCGGCCCGCTCGCAGGTTCGCTTCTTGGCACGTGGAAGTACCTCAGCATCACCATCAACATCGCCGCCTACCCGGCCCTCGTCGCCGACTACCTCGGCGGCGTGGCCCCCGCGATCGCGGAGCCCGGCAGGGCGCGCACGGGCGCGGTGATCGGCATGACGCTGCTCCTCTCCTTGTTGAACTACGCCGGCCTGAGCGTCGTTGGGTGGGGCGCCATGGTGCTCGGGGTGGTGTCGCTGGCCCCGTTCGTGCTGATGACGGCGATGGCGGTGCCCAAGTTACGGCCGCGCCGGTGGGCGTCGCAGGTGGAGGGGAGGAAGAAGGACTGGAGGCTCTTCTTCAACACCTTGTACTGGAACCTCAACTACTGGGACAGCGCGAGCACCATGGCCGGCGAGGTAGAGCGGCCGGGGCGGACGTTCCcgcgggccctggcggcggcggTCGTTCTCATCGCCGTCAGCTACCTGTTGCCGCTCATGGCCGCGATCGGCGCCACGGACGCATCACCGGATGCGTGGGTGAACGGCTACCTGGCAGATGCCGCAGGTACGTACAAAGGCTTATGACCTTACGTGATTCGCCATTAAACTGGCTACCATCACTCGCTCTCAAATCATTTCACTAATTGAGGAGATTATTAAGAGATGCATGCACCATGCATGTTGCTCTCACTGACAGAGTGGTACTGTAGCTTTCAGTTTGGAGTATATTAAGGCCTTGTGGAGACATGAAACACCTGGCAGTCTAAGATCCCAAAAGAAAGCATTTTCCCGGCCCACACCACACTTCACACCATGCCTATCAAGCCCCCACATCACAATCACATCATAGGTCATG contains:
- the LOC119280641 gene encoding probable polyamine transporter At3g13620 codes for the protein MNQEIVMTIQSSLIPSQEQQQQQQQQQLHGTVAQEEQQLQLGTVQQGGGSTESESHHQRKISLIPLVFLIYFEVAGGPYGSEKAVRAAGPLFTLLGFLIFPLAWGIPESLVTAELAAAFPGNGGFVLWADHAFGPLAGSLLGTWKYLSITINIAAYPALVADYLGGVAPAIAEPGRARTGAVIGMTLLLSLLNYAGLSVVGWGAMVLGVVSLAPFVLMTAMAVPKLRPRRWASQVEGRKKDWRLFFNTLYWNLNYWDSASTMAGEVERPGRTFPRALAAAVVLIAVSYLLPLMAAIGATDASPDAWVNGYLADAAGIIGGPWLKYWTGASAVISSIGMFEAQMSSGAFQLLGMADLGLLPTIFSHRGARTRTPWVAITASTVITIAVXFLGFDDVIATSNFMYGLGTLLEFASFLWLRVRHPALKRPYRVPLPVPALVVMCIVPLSFLAYVCVVARWRVLAIAAGLTTLGVGWHGVMRMCRVKKLLSFNNV